DNA from Candidatus Methylomirabilota bacterium:
GAGTTGACGCCGACCGCCAAGGTGATCAAGGTCGCGTCGGCGTCCGCCAACCTGGAGGTGGCTCAACAGCTGCGACTCCCGGCCGGGACGCGCGTCGTGCACATTCAGCGGGTCCGCATCGCGAACGGCGAGCCCATCTCCTTCGACGATACCTACCTTCCCACCGACATCGGCGAGCAGATCGCGCAGGAGAACCTGGTCGTCGATCCCATCTTCATGCTCCTGGAGCGCAAGTACGGCATCCAGCTCAGCGAGGCGGAGTACCGCATCGAAGCCTCCACGGCGAATGTGGCCATCGCTCGGCATCTGGGCGTGCGGACCGGGACGCCGATGTTCCTCATCAAGCGGACCACCTGCGCGCTGGACGGGCGGCCGATCGACTATGAGCGTCTGTACTACCGCGGCGATCGCGTGTGCTATCGGATGAGGCTACAGCGCTGAACCGCTCCGGCGGGCGCCACGACTACCCGGACGCCTTTCCAGCTGGCGATCGGACGCTCCCCCTGAGCGAGCTCCAGGTCGGCCGCGTCTTCGGGCCGCTCGTCTACCGGCTGAGTCCGGAGGCCGTCGAGCGCTATCGGGCGGCGCTGAAGGCGGGGCCCGCCGGCCCGGGTCCAGACGCGGCCGAGATCGTCCCGCCCATCCTGAGTTGCGCAGTGGGGCTCGTCAAGACGACCCTGGCCGGGAGATGGCCGGACAGCACGGTCCACATCAGCCAGCGTCTCGCGGCCCGGGCGCCGTTGCGCATCGGCGACACGGTGTCGCTGGAAGTCAGGGTCGAGGCCCTCGAGGGCCGGACGGTCGTGCTCGCCCTGGCCACCCGCCGGCTCGGTGAGGCGCCGGCCGTACGGGCCTGGATGACCATCCGATGGGGACGCGAGGATGCCTGAGCCGACGGCCCCGTTCGAAGCCGACTGGGAGATCACCCCGCAGATGATCCACGCCTTCGGGACCATCACGGGCGCCGACGCGCGCATTCACTGGGATGCCGAGTACGCGCGGGGCACGCGCTTCGGGGGCGTCGTGGCGCCCGGCATGCTGGTGACCGGGCTCCTCGACGCCTGGCTCACCCGACTCGGTCTCGGGTGGCCGGCTCACGGCGAGCTGGAGACCCGTTACGTGGCGCCGGTCCGGCCGGGCGACCGGCTGGTGGCCCGCCTGTCTCCGATCGAGGGCGCCTCCGCCACGGGTCCGCTCCAGTTCGGCATCGAAGGCCGGGTGGGGGAGGCGCTGGTGCTTCGCGGCCACTATCGACCCGGGGCCGAAAGCGGCTGAGGCGCTCACGCCGGGCATAAGGTCGTATTGACATGACATTATCCCAAATCTATACTCGGCCGCATGACGCGGCGTCCCGGTCCGGAGGTGGACAGCAGTAGGACCCGGCCGGGCGAGGGCCTTCGTCCGCTGCTCTCCCCACAGTCGGTCGCGGTGGTCGGGGCTTCCCGGGACCGTGCCAAGAACTCCGGCAAGCCCCTGGCCTTCCTCCTGGATCACGGCTACCGCGGCCGCATCTACCCGGTGAATCCCCATCACGCCGAGGTTCAGGGACTCCGGTGCTACCCTTCCGTCCGCGACTTGCCCGAATCGCCCGACCTGGTGGTGATCGTCGTGCCGGCGGACCGCGTCCCGGCGGCCGTGGAGGAGTGTGCCCAGGCCGGCGCTCGGGCCGCCGTCCTCCTGGCCTCCGGCTTCGCGGAAGTGGGCGAAGCGGGACGCGTGGCCGAGGCTCGGATCGTCGAGGTGGCCCGGCGCGCCAACATGCGGATCTGCGGGCCGAACTCGGTGGGCATCATCAACGCCCATGAGCGTCTGACGGCGACGTTCAGCCAGGCACTGGAGCGAAAGCGGATCACCCCGGGTTCGCTCGCCCTGGTCAGTCAGAGCGGGAACTTCGGCACCTTCATGGTGGAGCTCACCGAGCGGAGACAGCTCGGCTTCTCGGTGTTCGTCAGCAGCGGCAACGAGGCGGACGTCTCGTTCCTCGAGTATTGCGACGCGCTGATCGGATCGCCCCAGGTGGCGATGATCGGTGGCTACGTGGAAGGCCTCCACGACGGGCGTCGGCTGATCGAGGTCGGGCACCGGGCCCTGACCGCCGGCGTCCCGCTCGCCTTCGTCAAGGTCGGTCGCGGAGCCGCCGCCCGGGCGGCCCTCTCTCACACCGGCGCCGTGGTCGGCTCGGACCAGGTATACGACGGGGCGTTTCGACAGGCTCGCGTGCTCCGCATCCGGGACGAAGATGAGCTGCTGGACACGGCGGCCCTCCTGGTGAACAACCCGCTCCCGGAGGGCCGGCGCCTGGCCATCGTCTCCGTGTCCGGAGGGGGCGCCACCATGCTGGCGGATGCGTGTGACCGATACGGGCTGGTGCTGCCCACGCTCGGTCAGCGCGCGCAGGCCCGGCTGCGGGAGGTGGTGCCGTACTTCGGCGCGGTCACCAATCCGGTCGACCTGACCGGCCAGGTCCTGACTTTGGACTCAGGCCTCGGCCACTGTCTCGAAGCCGTCCTCGCCGATTCCGAGATCGACGCGGCGGTGGTGTTCCTCGGGATGATGCAGCGTCAAGGCCCGCGGCTCGCCACCGAGCTGCTCGACGTGCGGCGGCGCGCCACCAAGCCCATCCTGGTCGCCTGGATCGCCGGCCCCGACGAACCCGTCGCGCAGCTGCGCGCCGAGGGCCTGTGCGTGACGACCGGCCCATCGGTGGCCGCCATTCGCGCACTCGGTAATGCCGTCCGGTACGCGGAGTGGCGGAAAGAGGGACCGCGCCATCGCGGGCCGGTTCGCCCCGGACCGTCTCCCGCGCGCGTGGTCGAACTCCCCGAGGGACTGCTCACCACGCCGGAAGCGGCCGAGGTGCTCCGGGACAACGGGGTGCCGTTCGTCACCACCAGCGTCGCCCGAAGCGAGGAGGCGGCCGCCGAGATCGCCCGGCGGCTCGGCTTCCCGGTCGCCCTCAAGGCCAACGGGCGAGGGTTGGCTCACAAGACCGAGGCGGGCGCGGTGCGCCTCGGCTTGGATTCCGACGGGGCCGTCCGGGAGGCGTTCCGGCAGGTCACCGGCGAGCGGGCCCGGGCATCGTCCGGCCTCGCGGGGGACGGCGTGGTCCTCCAGCCCATGGTCGGAGACGGCGTCGAGGCCATCATGGGGCTGCTGGAAGACCCCCAGTTCGGATGGATCGTCTCGGTCGGGGCGGGGGGTGTCTTCACCGAGCTGCTCGGCCGGACGGCGGTCCGGGTCGCGCCCGTGGACCGGGACGAGGCGCTGGCGATGGTCCGCGAGGTCCCGGCGTTGGAGACGCTGCTCCGCGGATTTCGCGGGATGCCGGCCGCCGATGCCGGGTCGCTGGCCGAGGTCATCTCGAGGTTCTCGGGGCTGCCGGCGGCGTTCGGGGGGCGTCTCCTCGAGGCGGAGCTCAATCCGGTGATGGCCCGGGGCCGCCGGGTGCTGGCCGTCGACGCGCTGATTCGGCTCGGCCCGGCTCCGGGGTCTCCCCGATGAGACCGGTGTCCCCGGTCGGGGACGTGACCGACCAGGTCTTCGGCATCGTCGTGGAGGCCGTGCATCACCGCTTCGAGGGGCGTGTTCCGGCGCTGGAGGACATGACGTTTCACGCTCGCCCTCGCGAGTTTCTCGCCATGGTCGGCCCCAGCGGCTGTGGAAAGACCACGATTCAGAACATCATCGCCGGACTCTTGCCCGTCCAGGCGGGTCGGGTGCTGATCGCGGACCAACCCCCGAAGGCCGGACGCGTGGACGTGGCCTACATGTTCGCGCAAGACGCGCTCCTGCCCTGGCGCCGGACGATCGACAATGCGCTCTTCGGCCTGGAAGTGCGCTACGGAAGAACGCCCGACATGCCGGAGCGGGCCCTGGCCATCCTGAGCGCGGTCGGGCTCAAGGGATTCGAGAAGGCCTATCCGCGTCAGCTGTCCCAGGGGATGCGGCAACGGGTCGCGCTGGCCCGAACGTTTCTCATGCCGAGTCCCGTCCTCTTGATGGACGAGCCGTTCGGTGCCCTCGATGCGCACACGAAGCTGCTCCTGGAGCAGCTTCTGCTGACGCTCTGGGAGGCGGACAAGCGGACGGTCCTGTTCATCACCCACGACTTGACGGAGGCGATCGTCCTGGCCGACCGCATCCTGGTCTGCACGGCGCGCCCCGGCCGCATCAAGGCAGAGATCGAGGTCGAGCTCCCGCGTCCGCGACGGATCGGTGAGCTGCAGCGAAACGAAGGCTTCCATCGCCTCTATCAGCGCGTGTGGCGTGACCTCGAGCAGGAGCTGTCGGGATGAGTCCCGGCGACCTCGGGGCGACCTCGGCGCGGGTGTCGGCGGTGCGGGAGCCCGCCCCCGGCGGGCGGTCTCTGGTGGCCGGCGCCGGGTCCCGGCGGCCCGGCACCCTGGAGCGCTGGCGCCTGGGCCTCTGGATGGGGCGGGCCGGAATCGGGGCGCTCGTCATCGTCGCCTGGACGGTGGCGGTCCGCGCGCGCTGGGTCGACAAGTTCTTCGTCAGCGAGCCGTCCGACATCTTTCGGTTCCTGGTCGGCCACTTCGTCGGCGAAATCCTCCCCCACGGCGCCGTCACGGTGGCGTCGACCTTGATCGCCTTCGCACTGGCCGGGACGTGCGGTGTGCTGGCCGCGCTCCTGCTGTCGGAGGTTCCGCTGCTCCGCGAGCTGCTCGACCCCTTCATCACCGCGCTCAACGCGCTGCCCCGCATCGCCCTGGCTCCGCTGTTCATCCTGTGGTTCGGCATCGGCATCGCCTCCAAAGTGGCGGTCGCCTTCAGCCTGACGTTCTTCATCGTCTTGCTCAACACCATGGCGGGGTTCAAGAACGTCGATCCGAATCTCCTGCGTCTGAGCCGGTCGCTCGGCTGCTCTCGCTGGCAACAATTCACCAAGATCACGTTCCCGTGGGCGGTGCCGAGCATCTTCGCCGGGTTCAAGCTCGGGATCATCTACTGCTTCATGGGCGTGATCCTCGGAGAGATGCTGGCCTCCAAGGCCGGCCTCGGGCAGCTGGTCGTCTTCTACGCGGGTGTGTTCCGTACCGACGGCGTGTTGGCGATCTTGCTCGTGCTGGCGGTGGCGGCCATCCTGTTGTCGGCTGTCGCTGACTGGGTCGAGAGTCTGCTCCTGGGAAGCTGGATCGAGCCGTTTGGGAAGAGGACCTGAGGCCGGACGGCCGCGCCGTCAAGGAGGGCGCCGACATGACCGCCTTTCGACCGAGCTCCGGGTGGGGTCGAACCGTGCTGGCTGCGCTGATCGGTCTGGGGCTCGGTGTCGCAGCCGGGACCGGACAGGCCCAGACGGCGGCGCCGCCCCCGACCAAGATCACCATCGCGGTGTTCACCGGCTCGCTTCAGAGCCTCATTCCCTGGGTGGCGGATGCCCAGGGTTTCTACAAGGCGAACGGGCTCGACCCGTCGATCCTGCTGACGGATGTCGGGACGCAGATGGTCACCAACGTGGCCAGCCGGGGCGCGGAGTTCGTGACGCTGGCGATCGACGTCATGGGTGGGGCGGTCAAGCGGGGTCTCGACGTGGTGCTGGTGTCCGGGAACCTCACGGGCAACCCCTTCGCCGTCCTGGTGCGCAAGGGCGTGCCCCTGCCGAACGCCGGGAAGTATCCCGACGTCGTCCGCGATCTCAAGGGTCTCAAGTGGGGCGTCCAGGTGCGCGGGGGGAGTACCGAGCTCACGCTGCGCGCGATGGCCAGGGAGGCCGGACTGAACGTCGACCGGGACATGGCCTGGATTCCCGTGGGGGGCCCGGCCACCGCGCTCCCGGCGCTCAAGAACGCGTCGATCGACCTCTATATCGGCTTCGACCCGATCATCCAGGTCTCGACGGCCAACGGCTTCGCGACGGTCGCGGTGGACATGCGGAAGGGGGAGGGGCCGGCCGACTTCCAGCGAGTGGACTACAACGGCGTCTGGGTGCTGCGCAGCTACCTCCAGCAGAGCCCGGACGTCGTGCGGAGGTTCGTGAAGGCCCAGGAGGAAGCGGATTGCTGGGCGCACGACGCCAGGAACTTCGACGCGCTGGTCTCGCTGATCAAGCGGAACGTCCCGGTCGAGGGACTGACCGACGAGCAGGTTCGCCAGATGGTCCGCGACAATCTGCCGATCCTCGGCAGCACCTTTCAGCGGTCGTCGATCGACAAGTGGAACGGGCTGCTGGTTCAGAACAACGTGATCCCGAGCCCGCTGGACGCCAACCAGATCCTGTGGTCCGGACTCCCCGCCCGGAACTCTCGATGCTGAATCGGCGGTGCGGCCGGCCGGACCCCCGACGGATGCCGCCGGCGTGGGCGCTTCGGCGGTGGACTCGGCGCGTGTCGTGGTGACGACCGAGCTCTTCCTGCTGGTGACGCTGGGGGTGCTGGCCGCCGGCCTCATGGCCGGCATCACCGGGTTCGGGTTCAACCTCCTCAGCGTGCCCCTGCTGGTCCTGCTCTACGAGCCGCACGTGGCGGTGGTGATCTCCCTCTGCCTCGGCCTGATCGTGTCCGGAGCGCTGCTCACGTCGAGCCGGGTGCGGAGACAGGTCGACACCCGACTGACGACGGTTCTGTTCGTGTCCAGTCTGTTCGGGTTGCCGCTGGGCGTCTGGGTGTTTCAGGCTTCCTCGCCGGCCGCGCTGAAGGTGGGGGTCGGCGCGGTCACCGTCGTCTACGCCCTGGTGGCGCTGGCGGGGAGTCGGTTTCGGCTGACGGGGGAGCGCTACCTCGGAGCGTCGGCCGGATTCGTGAGCGGCTTGCTGGCGACCAGCACCGGGTTGAGCGGACCCCCGGCGATCCTGTTCGTTCATTCCCGCGAGCTCGCCCCCGCCGACTTGCGCGCGACCCTGGCCGCC
Protein-coding regions in this window:
- a CDS encoding GntR family transcriptional regulator, with amino-acid sequence MTTRRAGESHASLLERPVPLHFRVREHLIQLMSSGALTPGDQVPTEQELMDRFKVSRTTVRRALQDLVTVGAVRRHPGRGSFVAEPRIEQELRRLTGFVEDMEALELTPTAKVIKVASASANLEVAQQLRLPAGTRVVHIQRVRIANGEPISFDDTYLPTDIGEQIAQENLVVDPIFMLLERKYGIQLSEAEYRIEASTANVAIARHLGVRTGTPMFLIKRTTCALDGRPIDYERLYYRGDRVCYRMRLQR
- a CDS encoding MaoC family dehydratase is translated as MPEPTAPFEADWEITPQMIHAFGTITGADARIHWDAEYARGTRFGGVVAPGMLVTGLLDAWLTRLGLGWPAHGELETRYVAPVRPGDRLVARLSPIEGASATGPLQFGIEGRVGEALVLRGHYRPGAESG
- a CDS encoding acetate--CoA ligase family protein translates to MTRRPGPEVDSSRTRPGEGLRPLLSPQSVAVVGASRDRAKNSGKPLAFLLDHGYRGRIYPVNPHHAEVQGLRCYPSVRDLPESPDLVVIVVPADRVPAAVEECAQAGARAAVLLASGFAEVGEAGRVAEARIVEVARRANMRICGPNSVGIINAHERLTATFSQALERKRITPGSLALVSQSGNFGTFMVELTERRQLGFSVFVSSGNEADVSFLEYCDALIGSPQVAMIGGYVEGLHDGRRLIEVGHRALTAGVPLAFVKVGRGAAARAALSHTGAVVGSDQVYDGAFRQARVLRIRDEDELLDTAALLVNNPLPEGRRLAIVSVSGGGATMLADACDRYGLVLPTLGQRAQARLREVVPYFGAVTNPVDLTGQVLTLDSGLGHCLEAVLADSEIDAAVVFLGMMQRQGPRLATELLDVRRRATKPILVAWIAGPDEPVAQLRAEGLCVTTGPSVAAIRALGNAVRYAEWRKEGPRHRGPVRPGPSPARVVELPEGLLTTPEAAEVLRDNGVPFVTTSVARSEEAAAEIARRLGFPVALKANGRGLAHKTEAGAVRLGLDSDGAVREAFRQVTGERARASSGLAGDGVVLQPMVGDGVEAIMGLLEDPQFGWIVSVGAGGVFTELLGRTAVRVAPVDRDEALAMVREVPALETLLRGFRGMPAADAGSLAEVISRFSGLPAAFGGRLLEAELNPVMARGRRVLAVDALIRLGPAPGSPR
- a CDS encoding ABC transporter ATP-binding protein — translated: MSPVGDVTDQVFGIVVEAVHHRFEGRVPALEDMTFHARPREFLAMVGPSGCGKTTIQNIIAGLLPVQAGRVLIADQPPKAGRVDVAYMFAQDALLPWRRTIDNALFGLEVRYGRTPDMPERALAILSAVGLKGFEKAYPRQLSQGMRQRVALARTFLMPSPVLLMDEPFGALDAHTKLLLEQLLLTLWEADKRTVLFITHDLTEAIVLADRILVCTARPGRIKAEIEVELPRPRRIGELQRNEGFHRLYQRVWRDLEQELSG
- a CDS encoding ABC transporter permease, with the translated sequence MSPGDLGATSARVSAVREPAPGGRSLVAGAGSRRPGTLERWRLGLWMGRAGIGALVIVAWTVAVRARWVDKFFVSEPSDIFRFLVGHFVGEILPHGAVTVASTLIAFALAGTCGVLAALLLSEVPLLRELLDPFITALNALPRIALAPLFILWFGIGIASKVAVAFSLTFFIVLLNTMAGFKNVDPNLLRLSRSLGCSRWQQFTKITFPWAVPSIFAGFKLGIIYCFMGVILGEMLASKAGLGQLVVFYAGVFRTDGVLAILLVLAVAAILLSAVADWVESLLLGSWIEPFGKRT
- a CDS encoding ABC transporter substrate-binding protein; its protein translation is MTAFRPSSGWGRTVLAALIGLGLGVAAGTGQAQTAAPPPTKITIAVFTGSLQSLIPWVADAQGFYKANGLDPSILLTDVGTQMVTNVASRGAEFVTLAIDVMGGAVKRGLDVVLVSGNLTGNPFAVLVRKGVPLPNAGKYPDVVRDLKGLKWGVQVRGGSTELTLRAMAREAGLNVDRDMAWIPVGGPATALPALKNASIDLYIGFDPIIQVSTANGFATVAVDMRKGEGPADFQRVDYNGVWVLRSYLQQSPDVVRRFVKAQEEADCWAHDARNFDALVSLIKRNVPVEGLTDEQVRQMVRDNLPILGSTFQRSSIDKWNGLLVQNNVIPSPLDANQILWSGLPARNSRC
- a CDS encoding sulfite exporter TauE/SafE family protein, which translates into the protein MGASAVDSARVVVTTELFLLVTLGVLAAGLMAGITGFGFNLLSVPLLVLLYEPHVAVVISLCLGLIVSGALLTSSRVRRQVDTRLTTVLFVSSLFGLPLGVWVFQASSPAALKVGVGAVTVVYALVALAGSRFRLTGERYLGASAGFVSGLLATSTGLSGPPAILFVHSRELAPADLRATLAAYVFLVTLAGLPLLWAISAVPAATVLPFIPLAPIALVGLGLGRWVFRRIGSGLFDRLVVGGLFAMGLLNLLTAVR